From the genome of Streptomyces sp. FXJ1.172:
AAGCTGTTGACGCGAGACTGGACAAGAAGGCAGTTCCCCTCAGGTGTGCTTCAAAATGAAGCCTGGACCAAAACTGGACAGCACGCCCCGCCGATGACACCCCTGCCGCGTCACCTATCGGCGGTCAGTGAAACTGCGCAACCACCCAACCAACCTGCGCATTCCACCGCACACCGCGAGGAACCACAGGTCAGAGAGCCAACAGCGTGCTGCAACGCGCAGATTGACTGACCAACACCAACCGCGATCCCAACCAGTCAATCTGCGAAACCCCAGGTCAGCACTCGCACCACTGCGCAGATCCACTGGCCAACGACAGCCGCCAGAACGTCACCATGACGTGTCACAGATTCAGCACACGACCCAGACGAGGCCTGTGGCGTACCTGGAGCCCCACCACAACGGTGTCGCGTGTGTGGCTGCGGCGGGGTCGTCAACCGCCTGGCGCAGCGCACCGAGCGCACCACTCAACCAGCCTAAGTAGCTCACCCTCCAACAAACCCCCAGGCCAGACCACTGACAAGCCCGGCTGCTGAGCCACCAGGGCGCGCTGCGTCTCGATCACCTGCGCGGGTACGCCGGGGACATCGGCCTGGAGCGCTTCGAGCGGGACCTGCATCCCAAGGTCCTGGCGCGCATCGCCGAGGACGTGGAGTCCGCAGACCTCAGCCAGGTGGCGGGGACGCCCACCTTCTTCGTGAACGGGCGCAGGCATCACGGTGCCTACGACATCGCAAGCCTCTCGGCGGCGGTGCGGGCCGCCCGGACCAGGGCGGCGCTCGTCACGCGCCGAGGTCCGCCGGCGCCGGGAATGCGGGGCCGGCGGATGCCGTTGTACATCTTGCCTGACATGCCCGGGTCAACCGACTCGGGTGCACGTGAAAGGGGCACCTCATGGCACGCAGCACCACGCGGCCCGTCGTGAAGCTGAGGTCGACTGCCGGCACCGGCGTCACCTACGTGACCCGCAAGAACCGCCAGAACGACCCCGACCGGCTGGTCCTGCGCAAGTACGACCCGAAGGCCAGCGCCCACGTCCTCTTCCGCGAAGAACGCTGACCCCTGCCCCTGTCGCCCGGCACCCCGGGCGACAGGGGCACCCAGGAAGGACACCGTCATGAGGCATGGCATCCATCCCGTTTCCCGCCCCGTCCTCTTCCGCGACCGCGCGGCCGGCTTCGAACTGCTCGTCCCCTCCACCGCCGCCGCACAGCACACGGTCCAGTGGAAGGACGGCAACACCTATCCCGTCGTCGACGTCGAGGTCTCGTCGGCGAGCCACCCCTTCTACACCGGCACCTCCCGCATCGTCGACACAGCGGGACGAATCCAGCGGTTCGAGCGGCGCTACGCAAGCACCACTCGGGCCGGCCGTTGACGGCAGTGCCATCGACGACGCCCCCGGTTCGACCGCACGGAAAGGAGACGGCCATGAAGGTACGCAAGTCGTTGCGCTCGCTCAAGAACAAGCCCGGCGCCCAGGTGGTCCGCCGGCACGGCGTGACATACGTGATCAACAAGAAGGACCCGCGCTTCAAGGCCCGCCAGGGCTGAAGCCCGACACACATGAGCGGCCCGGCACCGGCAACACGGTGCCGGGCTGCTCCGCGTCCGGTGGGCGCGACATCGGTCGGGCCGGTCCCGCCGGCCGGCGCCCGGCGGCAGTGGCTCCCCCGCCGACGCGTCGGCGGACGGACTGACCTCCGGTCCGGAGGCCGATCGTGTCGGGCAGGTGTTCCGGCCGTGGGGAGCCGCCCGGGCCCCCGACACCGTTGGATTGCCCGTCGCACGCGCAGTCGCCGGGCGCTTGTCCGCCCGGCGTCGCGCGCGGCCCCGCCGACGCGCGCGAGGACCACCAGCGGCGCCCGATCCCCTCGCCCGCCGCACGAGACCTGTCCCACCCACCCACTTTCCTTGTTCTTCCTGCTGTGGGACGTGGACTCGGGGGCGTAGAGGGGATGTCGGCCTGCCGACCACGGCCGGACCAGCGTGGTGACCTGCGGGTTCGCGGGTGGGCGCGGCAAAGGGTGCGGACGGTTGTCGGCCGGGTTGTCGGCGGGGATGTGGGCCTGGTCCACGGAGGTGTTGTCGCTTCGTGACCGTGGTCGGGCCTTCGTGGTCGGTGCTCTGGTCGGGGCCGGCTGCTGCTGTAACTGGTACGCGCAGCACCGGGCAGGCCGGTGCCGCACCGGGCAGGCCGGTGCCGCACCGGACGGGAAGCGAGCGGATCCGTGATGATCGGCGTGGACGTGGGTAGCGGGGACCGGATGGCGCTGGGCGTGCTGACGCAGTACCGGATGGCCACCAGCGAGCAGATGCACCGGGTGATCGCCCCTGAAGTGCGCATCGAGCAGACGAGGCGCAGGCTGGCCAGGCTGCGCGTGGAGGGGCTGGTCGACCGCATCACCCTGCCGCAGGCCGGACGGACCCGGGTGTGGTTCCCCACCGCGTACGGCGTGCAACTGGCCTTCGAATGGCCCGAGATGCGCGGGCGCCGGCCGTCCAGGACGGTGTCCGATCCGACCGCCGTACGGCTGAAGGCCGGCCACACGCTGACCGTGACCCAGACCGCGCTCGCCTTCCTCGAGGACGCCCGCCGCCACGGCGATCTGTGCCGGCCGCTGGACTGGATCTGCGAGGTCCACCACCCGATCGGGAGCGGCGAGGCCGTCATCCCCGATGCGCTCCTGTACTACCGGCGCGGCCCCGTCGACGGCGAGCACGGGCCGATGCTGCGGGCGTTCGTGGAAGTCGACCGGGCCACCATGGGCCCCGAACGCCTCGCCGCCAAGCTCACCGCGTACGAGCGCCTCTACCGCTACGTGCCCGCGGTCCCAGGGCGCCGACCAACCTTCCAGGAACCAGCGGTGGAGGAGTGGCACCGGCGCTACCCGCTCTTCCCCCGCATCCTGTTCGTCCTGGACGGCACCGGACCCGCCGGCATCGAGAACCGGATCAGCGCCCTGCGCGCGGCCGCCAGGCCACTGGCACCCTTCCTACGGGACGTCCCCGTCCTCGCGGCCCCGCTGGCCAGCCTGCTCCACCACGGCCCCGGCGCCCCCGGTGTGGCGCCCCGTCCACAACCCCGACCAGCGAATCCCCTGGACCGGCTCCGGGCATCGGCAGACATGAAGCACGGCCGCCGCAGAGAAGCGTCAGCCGTGCGCTGACCAGCCATGGTCGGGGCTGGGCGCGGCATGACCGTACCCGTGGTCGGCCTCACATGCCGCACGCCGAAGCGATCGAGGTCCGTGACAGGTGATGCAGTACTTCTCCCCCTCCGCCGCGGGCAGGGCTGGTGTCGTCTTGCGATCTGTGGGAGCAGTTCAGTGAGCTGGTCCCCGGCGCCATCCTGCCGGACTCTGCCGCCGTGGGGGTTTTAGTCGCAGCTGTTGAGCATCTCGGTGAGCTTGTTCTTCTCAGGGGCCGTGACGCTCAGTCCGTACACGTACTTCACGTCGGTCCAGGACCGCGAATAGGTGCACCAGTAGTCCTTGTTCGGCGGCGCCCAGGAGGACTTTCTCCAGGACGGTGGGCGGCTGGTCGTCTGAGGCGGGGATCAGGCGCTGGGCCCATTCATGGGCAGTGGCGCAGGTTTCCGGATGCACGCTGGTTACGGCTCCGGTGTGCCAGTCCTGGCCGCCGTCCCAGCGCTGGGCGAAGGTCGCGACGCGGTGCGCGAGGATGTCGCGGCGTTCGGTGATCGCCAGCCAGCCCGCGCGGCGGACCATCTCGGTCG
Proteins encoded in this window:
- the rpmG gene encoding 50S ribosomal protein L33; this translates as MARSTTRPVVKLRSTAGTGVTYVTRKNRQNDPDRLVLRKYDPKASAHVLFREER
- a CDS encoding type B 50S ribosomal protein L31, producing MRHGIHPVSRPVLFRDRAAGFELLVPSTAAAQHTVQWKDGNTYPVVDVEVSSASHPFYTGTSRIVDTAGRIQRFERRYASTTRAGR
- the ykgO gene encoding type B 50S ribosomal protein L36, with amino-acid sequence MKVRKSLRSLKNKPGAQVVRRHGVTYVINKKDPRFKARQG
- a CDS encoding replication-relaxation family protein translates to MDVGSGDRMALGVLTQYRMATSEQMHRVIAPEVRIEQTRRRLARLRVEGLVDRITLPQAGRTRVWFPTAYGVQLAFEWPEMRGRRPSRTVSDPTAVRLKAGHTLTVTQTALAFLEDARRHGDLCRPLDWICEVHHPIGSGEAVIPDALLYYRRGPVDGEHGPMLRAFVEVDRATMGPERLAAKLTAYERLYRYVPAVPGRRPTFQEPAVEEWHRRYPLFPRILFVLDGTGPAGIENRISALRAAARPLAPFLRDVPVLAAPLASLLHHGPGAPGVAPRPQPRPANPLDRLRASADMKHGRRREASAVR